A single region of the Microthrixaceae bacterium genome encodes:
- a CDS encoding PIN domain-containing protein, with product MVDEAVVVDTSAWIEFLKSTGSAVHRRLVEAVESETTIVVPEVVRMELLIGGTSAGPRPPAQAWSAWLWGRRGVGGWRRWWGRRA from the coding sequence GTGGTTGACGAGGCCGTGGTGGTGGATACCTCGGCGTGGATCGAGTTCCTCAAGTCCACCGGCTCGGCCGTGCATCGCCGCCTGGTCGAGGCCGTCGAATCCGAGACCACCATCGTGGTGCCAGAAGTGGTGCGCATGGAGTTGTTGATCGGCGGCACCTCAGCAGGACCTCGCCCGCCGGCTCAGGCTTGGTCCGCCTGGTTGTGGGGCCGCAGAGGCGTTGGAGGTTGGCGACGATGGTGGGGCCGCCGGGCGTAA
- a CDS encoding MscL family protein → MTPLVRHDREHRLATWPFTLNSGTFSYGIVIDPVISFVLIAAVVFFLIVKPMQVLAARRSQGKSKPTNRPQKRCC, encoded by the coding sequence TTGACGCCGCTGGTCCGGCATGATCGTGAGCACCGACTGGCGACATGGCCCTTCACCCTCAATAGCGGCACCTTCAGCTACGGCATCGTGATCGATCCGGTGATCAGCTTCGTGCTGATCGCAGCGGTGGTGTTCTTCCTGATCGTGAAGCCGATGCAGGTGTTGGCTGCCCGTCGGAGCCAAGGAAAGTCGAAGCCGACGAACCGACCCCAGAAGCGGTGCTGTTGA